Proteins encoded by one window of Geobacter sp. DSM 9736:
- the panC gene encoding pantoate--beta-alanine ligase, giving the protein MRIIESIQEMQAFSNAARSEGRRISFVPTMGYLHQGHASLMREARRLSDIVVTSIFVNPTQFGAGEDFDAYPRDMERDKSIAEASGVDIIFAPKASAMYPRGYETYVDVERLTLPLCGASRPGHFRGVTTVVCKLFNIVMPHIALFGEKDFQQLAVIRRMVEDLNMGIEILGMPIVREEDGLAMSSRNAYLSPVQRQEALCLKRALDAVRTSYMSGELRVAALRETALAEISKVSSAVVDYAEFCDKHTLDEVLTAGAGTLLALAVRIGTTRLIDNTILGEE; this is encoded by the coding sequence ATGCGGATCATCGAATCGATACAGGAAATGCAGGCGTTTTCAAACGCCGCTCGTAGTGAAGGTAGAAGGATTTCCTTCGTTCCCACCATGGGGTACCTACATCAGGGACATGCCTCCCTCATGCGCGAGGCACGCAGGCTATCGGACATAGTGGTGACCAGCATCTTCGTGAATCCGACCCAGTTCGGAGCAGGAGAAGATTTCGACGCGTATCCACGGGACATGGAGCGGGACAAGAGCATTGCCGAGGCTTCCGGCGTCGATATTATTTTTGCTCCCAAAGCGTCTGCAATGTATCCCCGGGGTTACGAGACGTACGTGGATGTTGAGCGCCTCACACTCCCTCTGTGCGGGGCAAGCCGTCCGGGTCACTTCCGTGGGGTGACGACAGTAGTCTGCAAACTGTTCAATATTGTCATGCCCCATATAGCACTATTCGGAGAAAAGGATTTCCAGCAACTGGCCGTGATCCGTCGCATGGTGGAGGACCTGAACATGGGAATCGAGATTCTCGGAATGCCCATTGTTCGGGAGGAGGACGGTCTGGCCATGAGCTCCCGCAATGCCTATCTTTCCCCGGTCCAGCGACAGGAGGCCCTCTGCCTGAAGAGGGCTCTGGACGCGGTCCGGACATCATACATGTCCGGCGAACTTCGGGTGGCTGCGTTGCGTGAGACGGCGCTGGCGGAAATTTCAAAGGTTTCCTCGGCTGTTGTCGATTATGCCGAGTTTTGCGACAAGCATACACTGGATGAGGTGCTGACTGCCGGTGCCGGGACGCTTCTGGCTCTGGCAGTTCGAATAGGAACAACGAGACTGATCGACAATACCATATTGGGAGAGGAGTGA
- the glp gene encoding gephyrin-like molybdotransferase Glp: protein MPTFEEARSIILGKIVPIGCERVPLLDAVGRVLAEDVTAPWDMPLYDNSAMDGFAVRAAECTGEGTTLRVAGFVPAGEVADEELQPGCSIRIMTGAPIPPGADAVVPVEETEERDGMVLLRERVIPRQHIRFRGEDVPHGETFATAGSLIGPPEVSMLASFGKAFLSVFRRARVAILSTGDELIELGETPRKGSIINSNALSLAAAVREAGAEPIILGIARDNMESHRKLMIEGLKADALITSAGVSAGDRDFVRDCLAELGVEQVFWKVDIKPGGPTAFGIKEGRPVFALPGNPVSTMITFDQFVRPALLRMMGHSRVFRPLVTATLLDDVRKKPGKLTFIRVSVEMENGKLVARTSGNQQTGILRTMLRANAVAFIPKESGNLAAGEEVKVQLLRDDVTMTER from the coding sequence ATGCCTACCTTCGAAGAAGCACGCAGCATAATTCTCGGAAAAATCGTTCCGATCGGTTGCGAGCGTGTCCCGCTCCTGGACGCTGTGGGAAGGGTACTGGCCGAGGATGTGACGGCGCCCTGGGACATGCCCCTCTACGACAATTCCGCCATGGACGGTTTTGCGGTGAGAGCTGCTGAGTGCACCGGCGAGGGGACGACCCTGCGGGTGGCCGGTTTTGTTCCGGCGGGAGAAGTGGCCGATGAGGAATTGCAGCCGGGGTGTTCAATAAGGATAATGACCGGGGCGCCGATCCCGCCGGGCGCAGATGCTGTCGTGCCGGTGGAGGAAACGGAGGAGCGGGACGGGATGGTGCTCCTGAGGGAGAGGGTGATCCCTCGCCAGCACATCCGCTTCAGAGGAGAGGACGTGCCCCATGGTGAGACATTCGCAACCGCCGGTTCGCTGATCGGCCCGCCGGAGGTGAGCATGCTTGCCTCCTTCGGAAAGGCATTCTTGTCGGTCTTCAGGAGGGCGCGGGTGGCTATCCTCTCGACGGGGGACGAACTGATCGAGCTGGGGGAAACCCCACGCAAGGGTAGCATCATCAACAGCAATGCGCTGTCTTTGGCCGCAGCCGTCCGAGAGGCAGGCGCAGAGCCGATTATTCTCGGCATCGCCAGAGACAACATGGAAAGTCACCGCAAACTGATGATCGAAGGACTTAAAGCGGACGCTCTCATCACGTCGGCCGGCGTTTCGGCCGGCGATCGCGATTTCGTGCGGGACTGCCTGGCTGAACTCGGGGTGGAGCAGGTCTTCTGGAAGGTGGACATAAAACCGGGGGGACCCACAGCCTTCGGCATTAAAGAGGGCAGGCCGGTGTTTGCTCTGCCGGGGAATCCGGTATCGACCATGATTACATTTGACCAGTTCGTGCGGCCGGCGCTCCTCAGGATGATGGGGCACAGCCGGGTCTTCAGGCCCCTTGTTACCGCAACTCTTCTCGACGATGTCCGGAAGAAGCCGGGGAAGCTCACATTCATCCGTGTAAGCGTCGAGATGGAGAACGGAAAGCTGGTGGCCCGTACTTCTGGAAACCAGCAGACCGGCATCCTGAGGACGATGCTGCGCGCCAATGCCGTGGCCTTCATCCCCAAAGAGTCCGGCAATCTAGCAGCGGGGGAAGAGGTGAAAGTTCAGCTTCTGCGGGACGATGTAACAATGACGGAGCGATAG
- the panB gene encoding 3-methyl-2-oxobutanoate hydroxymethyltransferase: protein MRKQRTIQDFQKMKAEGQKITVLTCYDYPTARIIDGCGIDMLLVGDSVGVVFSGYETTLPVTMDEMIYHTRAVVRAQPKALVVADMPFLSYQVEVAEARLNAGRLIKEGGAAAVKLEGGGNIAATIRAIVDMDIPVMAHIGLTPQSIHRMGGYRVQGKRDEQAEQLVKDAHAVAEAGAFAVVLEGIPRALAERITAEIDIPTIGIGAGPCCDGQVLVIHDILGLCEKYSPKFVKRYGDARTLMTDAVQQYIREVKEGEFPTEGHSFS, encoded by the coding sequence GTGAGAAAGCAACGGACAATTCAGGACTTCCAGAAGATGAAGGCGGAGGGGCAGAAGATCACCGTTCTTACCTGTTATGACTACCCCACTGCCCGAATTATCGATGGCTGCGGCATCGACATGCTGCTTGTCGGAGATTCGGTGGGGGTTGTCTTCTCCGGGTACGAAACGACCTTGCCCGTTACAATGGATGAAATGATCTACCATACCCGTGCAGTTGTTCGTGCCCAACCGAAAGCGCTGGTAGTGGCGGACATGCCCTTTCTTTCGTACCAGGTGGAGGTTGCTGAGGCGCGCCTGAATGCCGGCCGTCTGATAAAGGAGGGGGGAGCTGCTGCGGTGAAGCTTGAAGGGGGGGGGAACATAGCAGCCACCATTCGGGCCATCGTCGACATGGATATTCCCGTTATGGCCCACATTGGCCTTACCCCGCAGTCAATTCACAGAATGGGTGGATACCGGGTGCAGGGGAAGAGGGACGAGCAGGCCGAACAGTTGGTAAAGGATGCCCACGCTGTTGCCGAGGCGGGGGCTTTTGCTGTCGTCCTGGAAGGGATTCCTCGTGCTCTGGCCGAAAGGATAACTGCGGAAATAGACATCCCCACCATCGGCATCGGCGCGGGCCCCTGCTGTGATGGCCAGGTCCTCGTCATTCACGATATTCTGGGCCTCTGCGAGAAATATTCACCAAAATTCGTCAAGCGGTATGGGGATGCGCGGACACTTATGACGGACGCGGTGCAGCAGTACATACGGGAGGTAAAGGAGGGGGAGTTCCCAACAGAAGGGCACTCATTCAGCTGA
- a CDS encoding methyl-accepting chemotaxis protein gives MELTDRKTLYSLLGLMLGVSAPVVWTVLRIIFFRDTSLSLSQLVYGDIVKDSYNIALYSYMGIGTALVMGFLGRRIGKVSDELHRRAAELDALHKEVASQKEIFENRYKVLDNNIKNFHQISSRIQKSINIREVLALCAEGLSEVLGYERVNILLVDDARENLLFTTSTGNEGFDTTGIQLPLDRRCGVIYKCFQERKVYLIEDISKCSSEFHLHPPFDSIKPLRSRNFVLCPIVVKGESVGVFGIDNKFSHRTLNDTDVDTVKLFADQAASAITRINLLQSIDTLTLELGKTFSGLLKNREFFSRNVFSLKSAVDSLSDNTTSIASASQSVMVSVDETSAAVAEILVAIEQVARNLDALSENVDKSVSAMEEINASIKNVEQNTVISHQISRRVREQADRGSAIVKETISALDEIQSSVDLSYRGIKRLSENSSRIEGIVSVINDITKRTNLLALNASIIAAQAGEYGKSFGVVADEIRNLSLQTGQSTGEITGIIEEIMGESKDAADTITLTKELVRRGVKLGQETGEALQVIVESSQNAMEMTEEINVATEEQAKSVQLVTRSIEDISTMTSQIFNASKEQSNSTKNIARAIDSIKEMTQEMVNATGRQVRDGNDIQKTVEALGSMIVGLFDDLEKRREESGEVVKELQTIKEIAG, from the coding sequence ATGGAATTAACTGACAGGAAGACGCTGTATTCCCTGCTCGGGCTCATGCTGGGTGTCTCTGCTCCGGTTGTCTGGACTGTTCTGCGTATCATTTTCTTTCGCGATACTTCCCTTTCGTTGAGCCAGCTTGTTTATGGCGACATCGTCAAGGATTCATACAACATCGCTCTTTACAGTTATATGGGAATCGGAACCGCGCTTGTGATGGGATTTCTCGGGCGGCGCATCGGCAAGGTGAGTGACGAACTTCACCGGCGCGCGGCCGAGCTCGACGCTCTCCATAAGGAGGTCGCTTCACAGAAGGAGATTTTCGAGAACAGATACAAGGTCCTCGACAATAACATCAAGAACTTCCACCAGATCAGCAGTCGGATCCAGAAATCCATAAATATCCGCGAAGTGCTTGCTTTATGTGCCGAGGGGCTGAGCGAGGTGCTGGGATATGAGAGAGTAAACATCCTCCTGGTGGACGACGCTCGGGAGAACCTGCTATTCACCACCTCGACGGGTAACGAAGGATTCGACACCACCGGAATCCAGCTGCCGCTAGATCGTCGCTGCGGTGTAATATACAAATGCTTTCAGGAGCGGAAGGTATACCTGATTGAAGATATCTCTAAATGCTCCTCCGAGTTCCACCTTCATCCCCCTTTCGACAGCATAAAGCCGCTGCGCTCGCGTAATTTCGTGTTGTGCCCCATAGTAGTCAAAGGTGAATCCGTGGGTGTTTTCGGCATCGATAACAAGTTCAGCCACCGTACGCTCAACGACACGGATGTCGATACAGTCAAACTGTTTGCAGATCAGGCCGCCTCCGCAATCACCCGCATCAACCTCCTTCAATCCATCGATACCCTTACTCTTGAACTTGGTAAGACCTTTTCCGGGCTGCTCAAAAACCGTGAGTTCTTCTCTCGCAACGTATTCAGTCTGAAGTCTGCAGTAGACTCGTTGAGCGACAACACCACAAGCATCGCTTCCGCTTCCCAGAGCGTCATGGTTTCCGTGGACGAAACCAGCGCCGCCGTTGCAGAGATACTCGTAGCCATCGAGCAGGTGGCCCGCAACCTGGACGCTCTTTCTGAAAACGTGGATAAGTCTGTTTCGGCAATGGAGGAGATAAACGCCTCCATCAAGAACGTTGAGCAAAACACGGTGATATCACACCAGATATCCCGCCGGGTGCGAGAGCAGGCAGACCGGGGTAGCGCGATCGTAAAGGAAACCATTTCCGCCCTCGACGAGATACAGAGCTCGGTCGACCTTTCGTACAGGGGCATCAAGCGTCTCAGCGAAAACAGCAGCAGGATCGAAGGGATTGTGAGTGTCATCAACGATATAACGAAGCGAACTAATCTTCTGGCCCTCAATGCGTCGATCATAGCTGCCCAGGCAGGGGAATACGGAAAAAGCTTCGGAGTCGTAGCTGATGAAATCAGGAATCTCTCTCTCCAGACCGGGCAGTCCACAGGTGAAATAACGGGCATCATAGAAGAGATAATGGGGGAGTCGAAGGATGCCGCTGACACCATCACCCTTACAAAGGAACTCGTCAGGAGAGGGGTCAAGCTCGGTCAGGAAACGGGTGAAGCTCTCCAGGTTATCGTAGAGAGTTCGCAGAACGCCATGGAGATGACCGAAGAGATAAATGTTGCAACGGAAGAGCAGGCGAAGAGCGTTCAGTTGGTCACCCGTTCCATCGAGGATATCAGCACCATGACCTCTCAGATTTTCAATGCTTCGAAGGAACAGTCCAATTCCACAAAGAATATCGCCCGTGCTATCGATTCCATCAAGGAGATGACTCAGGAGATGGTGAATGCCACCGGCCGGCAGGTTCGGGACGGTAATGATATACAGAAGACTGTGGAAGCTCTGGGATCGATGATTGTCGGGCTATTCGACGATCTGGAAAAGCGGCGTGAGGAGAGTGGCGAGGTGGTGAAGGAGCTGCAAACCATCAAGGAGATCGCCGGGTAG
- a CDS encoding amidohydrolase family protein: protein MEIFAASRMLTMTGAPEKSNALLVSEGRVVGTGTLAELRSQHTATIHEFPGCVIMPGLVNAHTHLELTHFPAWKIRKGIDYSPRTYVDWVVQVIKIKRALTQQELELSLREGFRISLEAGTTAVGDIMSDRRLLPHYETAPFFGRLFFEALGQDPVQNLQQLRGLEEAIAFRFSNSISPGISPHAPHTVAPDYLRDLKLFAARHSLPVMIHVAESREESAFLHDTSGRIAEELYPLVHWEAYLPRPRHTTPVRFLDDIGVLDKDTVAVHCVHVSAADAELLRERCVPVVLCPRSNDRLVVGTAPVRNFKKTGILLALGTDSLASNDSLSLWDEMRFLRSQHPGLFTPRELLEMVTCNAAEILHLGEAGSLDVGKRADFIVVRPKTLPDGDEVMDAVIEESGIEEVFIAGRHVTI from the coding sequence ATGGAGATCTTCGCAGCGTCACGCATGCTCACCATGACCGGCGCACCGGAGAAAAGTAACGCTCTTCTGGTGTCAGAGGGGAGAGTCGTGGGTACGGGTACGCTTGCCGAGCTGCGAAGCCAGCATACCGCTACCATTCACGAATTTCCGGGCTGCGTTATCATGCCGGGGCTGGTCAACGCTCATACTCACCTTGAGCTTACACATTTTCCTGCATGGAAGATACGGAAGGGAATCGATTACTCCCCCCGCACCTACGTCGATTGGGTAGTCCAGGTCATAAAAATAAAGCGGGCCCTCACACAGCAAGAGCTCGAACTATCCCTCCGTGAGGGCTTTCGCATCTCCCTGGAAGCCGGGACGACAGCCGTTGGTGATATCATGAGTGACCGGCGGCTTCTTCCCCATTACGAGACGGCTCCTTTTTTCGGGCGCCTGTTTTTCGAAGCGCTGGGACAGGACCCTGTCCAGAACCTGCAACAGCTTCGCGGCCTGGAAGAAGCTATTGCATTCCGTTTTTCCAACAGTATATCTCCAGGCATCTCCCCGCATGCTCCCCACACCGTGGCTCCGGATTACCTCCGGGACCTCAAGCTCTTTGCTGCCCGGCACTCTCTCCCTGTCATGATTCATGTAGCCGAGTCCCGTGAGGAATCGGCATTCCTGCATGATACGTCCGGCCGCATTGCCGAGGAGCTTTACCCCCTCGTCCACTGGGAGGCGTACCTTCCCCGTCCCCGGCATACGACGCCGGTCCGCTTCCTGGATGACATAGGTGTCCTCGACAAGGATACTGTTGCCGTGCATTGCGTGCACGTGTCGGCTGCCGATGCGGAACTTCTTCGGGAGCGCTGCGTGCCGGTGGTCCTCTGCCCTCGCAGTAACGACCGGCTCGTGGTGGGGACTGCCCCGGTACGGAATTTCAAGAAAACGGGCATTCTGCTCGCCCTCGGCACTGATTCCCTGGCCAGCAACGACTCGCTTTCCCTCTGGGACGAGATGCGTTTTTTGCGCAGCCAGCATCCCGGTCTCTTTACCCCGCGAGAGCTTCTCGAAATGGTCACCTGCAATGCCGCAGAGATCCTTCACCTCGGAGAGGCAGGTTCCCTCGATGTCGGAAAGCGGGCGGATTTTATAGTTGTGCGGCCGAAGACGTTGCCTGACGGCGATGAAGTGATGGATGCAGTCATCGAGGAGAGCGGCATCGAGGAGGTCTTCATCGCGGGACGCCATGTGACGATCTGA
- a CDS encoding 6-phosphofructokinase — protein sequence MKRIGILTGGGDCPGLNAVIRGVVKGAIIGRGWEVVGIEDGFDGLLDQKKMRGLTLDDVRGILPRGGTILGTTNRGNPFSSAVERNGRIETVDLSARVLANIKKRCIDAIVVIGGEGSLKIALELMNHGIPIVGVPKTIDNDLLETDVTFGYNTALETATDALDKLHSTAESHHRVMVMEVMGRYAGWIALESGIAGGADVILIPEIPFDLQRICDAIEQRRRRGSRFSIVVAAEGAFPRGGGRRVKAGPDARHAVERLGGIGEFVAKEVGELLDMDTRVTVLGHLQRGGSPSTFDRCLGSRFGIKAVELLEDGNFGQMACLKGREIRSVPIERAIRKLKLVNASGEMVTCAEELGIALGR from the coding sequence ATGAAGCGGATCGGCATACTCACGGGGGGTGGTGACTGTCCCGGACTTAACGCAGTCATCAGGGGGGTCGTCAAGGGAGCGATCATCGGCAGGGGCTGGGAAGTGGTTGGAATAGAGGACGGCTTCGACGGGCTGCTCGACCAGAAAAAAATGAGGGGTTTAACCCTTGACGATGTCCGCGGCATACTTCCCCGAGGGGGCACGATCCTCGGAACTACCAATCGAGGTAATCCATTTTCTTCTGCCGTCGAACGCAACGGAAGAATCGAGACGGTCGATCTCTCGGCGAGGGTGCTGGCTAACATCAAGAAGCGTTGTATCGATGCCATCGTTGTCATCGGTGGAGAAGGGTCGCTCAAGATCGCCCTGGAGCTTATGAACCACGGCATTCCGATTGTCGGTGTCCCTAAGACGATCGATAACGACCTTCTCGAGACGGATGTCACGTTCGGCTACAATACCGCTCTGGAGACCGCTACCGACGCTCTCGACAAGCTTCACTCCACTGCAGAGAGTCACCATCGGGTAATGGTGATGGAAGTCATGGGACGATATGCGGGTTGGATAGCACTCGAATCGGGAATTGCCGGTGGTGCCGATGTCATTCTCATTCCCGAGATTCCTTTCGACCTTCAGAGAATTTGCGATGCCATAGAACAGCGACGCCGCAGAGGGAGCCGCTTCAGCATAGTCGTCGCCGCAGAGGGAGCTTTTCCCCGTGGTGGAGGGCGCCGGGTTAAGGCCGGGCCGGATGCGAGGCATGCGGTGGAACGCCTCGGTGGAATCGGAGAATTTGTTGCAAAAGAGGTTGGGGAACTCCTCGATATGGATACGCGTGTAACCGTTCTCGGCCACCTTCAGCGCGGCGGCTCCCCCTCCACGTTCGACAGGTGTCTCGGTAGCCGCTTCGGAATAAAGGCTGTCGAATTGCTGGAGGATGGTAATTTCGGACAAATGGCTTGTCTGAAGGGGCGGGAGATCAGGTCCGTCCCCATTGAGAGGGCCATAAGGAAGCTAAAGTTGGTCAATGCTTCTGGCGAAATGGTTACCTGTGCCGAGGAATTGGGAATTGCTTTGGGAAGATGA
- a CDS encoding substrate-binding domain-containing protein yields the protein MTFFRHTVVSALFLLVVVFSAGSAEAASKNVILATTTSTQDSGLLDVLLPLFEKETGYFVKTIAVGSGQAMAMGEKGEADVLLVHSPDAEKKFIERGAGINRRLVMHNDFIVVGPGTDPAKLRGMKDAAAAMKKIADAGSLFLSRGDNSGTHAKEKGLWKSAGVNPEGQRWYQQTGLGMGQTLNVAAEKRGYTLADRGTYLSLKKTLGLDILVEGDFKLLNVYHVIEVNPARWSTVNGPGARAFADFMVSAKAQKIIGSYGVAKFGSPLFFPDAGKKPESLGL from the coding sequence ATGACATTTTTCAGACACACAGTGGTATCAGCTTTATTTCTTCTTGTGGTGGTGTTTTCCGCCGGGTCTGCCGAGGCTGCGTCGAAGAACGTCATTCTTGCCACCACTACGAGTACGCAGGACTCTGGGCTCCTTGACGTTCTCCTCCCTCTGTTCGAGAAGGAGACCGGCTATTTCGTTAAGACCATTGCGGTTGGCTCCGGACAGGCAATGGCAATGGGGGAAAAGGGGGAGGCGGATGTGCTGCTGGTCCATTCACCCGATGCCGAGAAGAAGTTCATCGAAAGGGGAGCAGGCATCAACCGGCGGCTTGTCATGCATAATGATTTTATAGTAGTCGGCCCCGGAACCGATCCTGCCAAGTTACGCGGAATGAAAGATGCTGCAGCAGCCATGAAAAAGATCGCCGACGCTGGATCACTCTTTCTTTCCCGTGGGGATAATTCCGGAACTCATGCGAAAGAGAAAGGGTTATGGAAATCCGCGGGAGTAAATCCGGAGGGTCAAAGGTGGTACCAGCAGACGGGGCTCGGCATGGGTCAGACCCTGAACGTTGCTGCTGAGAAAAGGGGCTACACGCTGGCTGACCGGGGTACATACCTGTCCCTGAAGAAGACGTTGGGGCTCGACATCCTTGTGGAAGGAGACTTCAAGCTTCTGAATGTCTACCACGTGATTGAAGTGAACCCGGCAAGATGGTCTACGGTAAACGGCCCAGGTGCGCGGGCATTTGCAGATTTCATGGTGTCTGCCAAGGCTCAGAAAATTATAGGCAGCTACGGCGTCGCCAAATTCGGCTCTCCTCTATTTTTCCCGGATGCGGGTAAGAAACCGGAGTCTTTGGGACTGTAA
- the smpB gene encoding SsrA-binding protein SmpB: MGEKLICNNKKAFHEYFIEEKFEAGMVLTGTEVKSLRQGKANLNDAFAQVKSGEAFLNNLHISPYDFGNRENHDPDRMRKLLLHKKEIAKLFGKIREQGYTLIPLRLYFKNGMVKAELGLAKGKKLYDKREDMKKKDMKRDVAQAMKERNR; this comes from the coding sequence ATGGGAGAAAAGCTGATCTGCAACAACAAGAAGGCCTTCCACGAGTACTTCATCGAGGAGAAATTCGAAGCGGGGATGGTGCTGACAGGAACGGAGGTAAAATCACTTCGCCAGGGAAAGGCAAACCTTAATGACGCCTTTGCACAGGTGAAGAGTGGTGAGGCGTTTCTTAATAATCTGCACATCTCTCCTTACGACTTCGGAAACCGTGAAAACCATGATCCGGACCGGATGAGGAAACTCCTTCTTCATAAAAAGGAGATCGCCAAGCTCTTTGGAAAGATCAGAGAGCAGGGATACACGCTCATCCCCCTTCGACTATACTTCAAGAATGGCATGGTCAAAGCTGAGCTCGGGCTGGCAAAAGGCAAGAAACTCTACGACAAGCGCGAGGACATGAAAAAGAAGGATATGAAACGAGACGTAGCGCAGGCGATGAAGGAGAGGAATAGATAA
- a CDS encoding ABC transporter ATP-binding protein has product MTAPHLLEASELEVVRGGVRVLSVPSFVLGDKEVVSLVGPNGAGKSTFLLALARLLPVASGQIRCRGEAISSDRATFAYRRRMAMVFQEPLLFDGTVFDNVAAGLKIRKFSRKEIAARVAETLELFDISYLAERSARKLSGGEAQRTSLARAFAIRPDIIFLDEPFSALDPPTRQALTEDLAHILTKTSTSAVLATHDQLEAIRLSDRMVVMNNGRIVQTGTPFEIMNRPVDQFVATFVGMENMFEGDVVETGRGMLTVELGGQRVQFPGSADPGDTALFCIRPEHVTITTTDTHGSTSARNVIPAFIGGTSHAGVFDKVSLDCGFPLVAYVTSQSFGDLHLEKGTAVFASFKAAAVHLMHVTKKNH; this is encoded by the coding sequence ATGACGGCGCCCCATCTTCTTGAAGCCAGCGAGCTGGAGGTGGTCCGGGGGGGTGTTCGGGTGCTTAGCGTCCCCTCTTTTGTTCTCGGAGATAAAGAGGTGGTTTCTCTTGTCGGCCCCAACGGCGCGGGGAAATCAACCTTTCTGCTGGCCCTGGCGCGCCTTCTGCCGGTGGCGTCGGGACAGATCCGATGTCGCGGTGAGGCGATATCTTCGGATCGCGCCACCTTCGCATACCGTAGGCGGATGGCGATGGTTTTCCAGGAGCCGCTCTTGTTCGACGGGACTGTGTTCGACAATGTGGCCGCGGGGCTGAAAATCCGCAAATTTTCGCGGAAAGAGATCGCGGCGCGGGTCGCCGAGACCCTGGAGCTTTTCGATATAAGCTATTTAGCTGAGCGCTCCGCCAGGAAGCTCTCCGGCGGTGAGGCCCAGCGGACAAGCCTGGCGCGGGCTTTCGCAATCCGCCCGGATATCATCTTCCTTGACGAGCCTTTTTCAGCCCTGGACCCTCCAACCAGGCAGGCCCTCACAGAGGATCTCGCGCATATTCTGACCAAGACATCGACGTCGGCCGTGCTTGCTACCCATGACCAGTTGGAGGCCATCCGTCTGTCGGACCGAATGGTCGTCATGAACAATGGGAGGATTGTCCAGACGGGGACTCCTTTCGAAATCATGAACCGGCCCGTTGACCAGTTCGTCGCAACATTTGTCGGAATGGAAAACATGTTCGAAGGCGACGTCGTGGAGACAGGCCGCGGAATGCTTACCGTAGAGCTGGGGGGGCAGAGAGTCCAGTTTCCCGGCAGCGCGGACCCCGGAGACACCGCCCTTTTCTGCATCCGTCCGGAACACGTCACCATCACAACCACCGACACCCACGGAAGCACCAGCGCCAGAAATGTCATCCCCGCCTTTATCGGAGGGACGTCGCACGCCGGCGTTTTCGACAAGGTTAGCCTCGATTGCGGCTTTCCCCTCGTTGCCTACGTGACGAGCCAGTCCTTCGGTGACCTCCACCTGGAGAAAGGAACGGCCGTCTTTGCGTCGTTCAAGGCTGCTGCAGTTCATCTCATGCATGTCACAAAAAAAAACCATTGA
- the panD gene encoding aspartate 1-decarboxylase, which produces MDRKMLKSKIHRATVTGADLHYEGSITIDKDLMEAADIIPYEAVCIWDVDNGNRFETYAIEGERGSGVICINGAAARMVAPRDLVIIASFVNMNNEEALRHEPKLVFVDDKNRMLPTRKEEPGQGTLKKVVW; this is translated from the coding sequence ATGGACAGAAAAATGCTGAAGAGCAAGATACACCGTGCCACGGTGACCGGTGCAGATCTTCATTACGAGGGGAGCATCACCATCGACAAGGACCTTATGGAGGCGGCAGACATCATTCCTTACGAGGCTGTATGCATCTGGGATGTGGATAATGGGAATCGTTTCGAAACCTATGCCATCGAGGGGGAGCGGGGATCGGGAGTCATCTGCATCAATGGTGCTGCTGCGCGTATGGTCGCACCACGTGATCTAGTCATCATTGCCAGCTTCGTCAACATGAACAATGAAGAGGCTCTTCGCCATGAGCCGAAGCTTGTGTTCGTGGACGACAAGAACAGAATGCTCCCCACAAGAAAAGAAGAGCCGGGCCAGGGAACCCTCAAAAAGGTGGTCTGGTAA
- a CDS encoding ABC transporter permease, producing MDIIAEGIAKAFSLIGSLDREVLGIAWLSLKVSGTATFISLLLGLTSGTTIALSDFPGKRLLVSLVNTGMGLPPVVVGLFVSIFLWRNGPFGFLDMLYTPAAMVIAQAVIATPIVTGITIASIQNLPANLKLQILALGASRVQMILILMREARLPLLAGVMAGFGGVISEVGASIMVGGNIKGYTRVLTTATVMETGRGNFDVAIALSIILLLLCFSVNYALTKIQQRERPR from the coding sequence ATGGATATAATCGCAGAAGGGATCGCCAAGGCATTCTCTCTTATCGGGAGCCTTGATCGGGAAGTGCTGGGAATAGCGTGGCTTTCACTTAAGGTCTCAGGGACAGCAACGTTTATCAGCCTCCTTCTCGGACTTACTTCGGGCACCACCATCGCCCTTTCCGATTTTCCGGGAAAACGTCTCCTTGTGAGCCTCGTGAACACCGGGATGGGGCTTCCTCCCGTGGTGGTGGGACTTTTTGTCTCCATCTTCCTCTGGCGCAACGGCCCCTTCGGATTTCTCGACATGCTGTACACCCCGGCTGCTATGGTCATTGCGCAGGCAGTCATCGCTACTCCAATCGTAACGGGCATCACCATCGCTTCGATACAGAACCTCCCTGCAAACCTGAAGTTGCAGATTCTCGCTCTCGGCGCGAGCAGGGTGCAGATGATACTGATCCTCATGCGCGAGGCTCGACTTCCCCTTCTCGCCGGGGTGATGGCAGGATTCGGCGGTGTCATATCCGAGGTGGGAGCATCCATCATGGTGGGTGGTAACATCAAGGGATACACCCGAGTACTGACTACGGCAACGGTGATGGAGACTGGCCGGGGAAATTTCGACGTCGCAATTGCGCTAAGTATCATCCTGCTGCTGCTCTGCTTTTCGGTAAATTACGCCCTGACGAAAATCCAGCAGAGGGAGAGGCCGAGATGA